The genomic region TGTTGAAATGTGATTCATCTCTCAGAAGGATCTGAATATTTTTAGCAATTCTTTTTGAAAACTCACCTGACTGTCTGAAAGTTGTGTCAAAAGGGAGCAAGGTGAGCAGATTGGCACCGCCAATGATGGCCGACATGGCTTCGGTAGTGGCTCTCAGGATGTTGGTGTGGGCATCATATACGCCCATGTTCCATTCAGAGCTGATGGCATGAATAAAGGCTTTTTTAGAGCAGTCTTTTTTTACAGCATACTGATTGGCAATCTGATACCAGAGCAGACGGGCAGCCCTGAGCTTGGCGATTTCCGTAAAATAAGATGAACCTGTTCCCAGTGTCAGCTGAAAATGATTCAAAAGATTGTCGGGCGAAAGGCCTTTTTCTGTCAGTAAATCAATATATTCAACAAGGATGGAAAAAACTATTGCCAACTCCTGAACGGCATCAGCACCACTGTTGTGGAAGATATTTCCTTTGATATTCAAGGCTTTAAACTCGGGCAAAATGGCATCGACCGTGTCGAACAGTTCGGAAAGTCGTTTGGCAAGTGCATCGTAAGAGTCTGACAAATAACCATTTGTGATTAAAAATGTCAGCGGGTCATGATCGAAGCAACCCCTGAAACCTGATGAATCCTGATTGTTCATTACCAGATATTCATTCAGGAGTCCCCTGAGAAAACGGTTGCAACTGGCAGCAGAAAATGACAGAAAATTTTCTTTCAGGTTAATTCCATTCAGCAACTGGGCAGCTTTTTCAACATTATTAATATGTCTTGCATTGAAGCCAATGGCATTGACGCCTGACTGAATGAAATGCCGTGCTTCTTCATTGGCCTGAATGGGGTCAGCCGTATTGATTTCATGAAAAATAAGCCAGTCATTGGTATTTCGCTGGTACTGTATGATAGCTTCCTGTTCATGAAAATCAATCTTCTCATAAATATCCGACCTGTAGTACGGATAGACTTCAATGCCTTCCTGTGTTTTCCAGACCAGCTTTTTATGAAAATCCTGCCCTTTCAGGTCTTTTAATATCAATTCTTCCCATTCCTCGTTTGAAACAGGTTTAAATTCTTCAAAAAGTTTCATATTTATTTGGTCATCCATTGTTTATCTTTAAGTTTTAATCATTTAAAAAGCTTAAACTGTTATTTGAAAAACAGGCAAAACTATAAACTTATTTGATTCAACAACTGAATCCGGCTTCAAATTTAAATCAAGAAGAGGAAATAATAAAGATCTTTGATTTAAAATCATAATTCTGAGTTGATTGCAGGCTTAAAAAAGAGTTTCCGGTTTTAAAAAAAAATTATCAGGTTGGTAAAACTTTGTTATTTTTGCCTTAAATTAGAATGTTTCTAAATTAAATGACAGAGAGGATAAAAGATACCGGCCAGATGATGATGTTGAAAAAACTTTCTGAAATGAAGAAAGGAGAAGAGGGTGAAATTTTCAATATTCTGGCTAAGGGTGAAATCCGGAAACGTCTGATTGATTTTGGAATTCTGAAAGGATGTCAGTTCAGGGTTATCCGCAAAGCTCCGTTGGGTGACCCCATCGAAATCAGGATTAATAATTTTTTGCTTAGTCTTCGGCTGGAGGAGGCGGAGCTCATACAGGTCAGGCAAAAATTATGAAAGACCTTTCTGTCATTCATGTTGCATTAGCAGGAAACCCGAATAGCGGTAAGACATCTTTGTTTAATGAGCTGGTCGGTACGAACCGTAAAGTGGGGAATTTCGCAGGGGTTACGGTGGAAAGGGTAGAAGGGACGTTAATTCATAAAAACTATCAGATCAGGCTGATTGACCTTCCCGGGACTTACTCACTTTCAGCCTATTCACCGGAAGAGCAGGTAGCCCGTGATTATTTGATTTTCGAGAAGCCCGACATTATTATTCATGTCATCGATTCTACCAACCCTGAGCGTAACCTGTTGTTTACCACACAGTTGCTCGAGCTTGAAAAAAAAGTTATTAGCGCTTTTAATATTTATGATGAAGCTGTTAAATCGGGGATTAAGGTTGATGAAAATAAGCTGCAGATTCTGCTTGGTACCCCGGTCGTTCCTGTATCTTCAAGAACAAAGCTTGGAATAAACCGTCTGGTGGATACCATCATCAGCCTGTATGAAGACAGGCAGCCAATGGTAAGAAAGTTTCATTACCATGAATTTGTTGAAGAAAGATTGCTCAGATTATCAGAAATTCTTTCTCAGGATATTGAATTAAAGCAGGCATACAATACCCGTTGGCTGGCCATTAAACTGCTGGAACATGATGAACAGGTTTATAAGTTGATAAAAGACAGGGCAATCTGGATGAAGGCATTTCCGTTACTTACCGCCATGAGCAGGGAAATTCAATACCATTTTAAAGAAGAGCCGGATGAAGTCATCAATGAAAACAGGTTTTCATTTGTCAAAGGTGCGGTGCAGGAAACCATTGTTTTCAGCAGAAAAAGAAAATATTCTTTCACAGATATACTTGATTTTCTTTTAATTAACCGAATTACCGGCATTCCGTTTTTCATTATTTCGATGTGGGCGGTGTTTCAGCTTGTTTTTCAATTGGGAGAATACCCTACACGATGGCTTGAAATTGCATTTGCCTGGCTGGGAGAGATGGTAACCCTGAACATTTCAAACGACATACTTAAATCCATCATTGCTGATGGAATTATCAGCGGGGTGGGGGGAGTTCTTTCATTTTTACCCAATATACTTTTGTTGTTTTTTGCCCTTGCCATTCTGGAGGGAACAGGATATATGGCACGTGCTGCCTTTGTGGTCGATAAAGTCATGCATTCCTTTGGGCTTCATGGGAAGTCAGCCATTTCGCTCATAACGGGGCTGGGATGTTCCATTCCGGCATTTATGTCAACAAGGACATTGAAAAGTCAGCGCGACAGAATAACTACCTTATTAATAATACCTTTTATGAGTTGCGGGGCTAAGCTGCCGG from Sphingobacteriales bacterium harbors:
- a CDS encoding ferrous iron transport protein A, translating into MTERIKDTGQMMMLKKLSEMKKGEEGEIFNILAKGEIRKRLIDFGILKGCQFRVIRKAPLGDPIEIRINNFLLSLRLEEAELIQVRQKL
- the feoB gene encoding ferrous iron transport protein B, translating into MKDLSVIHVALAGNPNSGKTSLFNELVGTNRKVGNFAGVTVERVEGTLIHKNYQIRLIDLPGTYSLSAYSPEEQVARDYLIFEKPDIIIHVIDSTNPERNLLFTTQLLELEKKVISAFNIYDEAVKSGIKVDENKLQILLGTPVVPVSSRTKLGINRLVDTIISLYEDRQPMVRKFHYHEFVEERLLRLSEILSQDIELKQAYNTRWLAIKLLEHDEQVYKLIKDRAIWMKAFPLLTAMSREIQYHFKEEPDEVINENRFSFVKGAVQETIVFSRKRKYSFTDILDFLLINRITGIPFFIISMWAVFQLVFQLGEYPTRWLEIAFAWLGEMVTLNISNDILKSIIADGIISGVGGVLSFLPNILLLFFALAILEGTGYMARAAFVVDKVMHSFGLHGKSAISLITGLGCSIPAFMSTRTLKSQRDRITTLLIIPFMSCGAKLPVYILIIGAFFPVKYAGTALFGVYMTGIILALLSAKLFKSTIFRGESEPFVMELPPYRLPSPKSLFFQMWNKAEMYLKKAATTILIASLIIWLASNFPKNIRLHQSNSYQIKQTSENPYLLPEEKVSIINELEAKESALQLKYSVIGRIGTFIEPVIQPLGFDWRIGISLITGFAAKELVVSSMATIYSLDKSSYESTKTLQQKLKNDYSFSTALSLLMFVLIYVPCIAATTIFHREAGKTKYTVLYVGYTLLTAWTMSFLIYQIFNIL